In Campylobacter vulpis, a genomic segment contains:
- a CDS encoding RDD family protein translates to MKTKARIASRWLRFRAFLIDIFLIYVPILYTFYFILGSKEAFLASILIPLFCTLFFGFIQALFLSLKAQSPGLKAYELYLIDKKTGKKANFLRIFLRYLIFIVSFGLFFGLFISFLRKDTLNLHDVLTQTCIVLKG, encoded by the coding sequence ATGAAAACTAAGGCGAGGATTGCGTCAAGGTGGCTTCGATTTCGTGCTTTTTTAATTGATATTTTTTTGATTTATGTGCCGATTTTATACACTTTTTATTTTATTTTAGGCTCAAAAGAAGCTTTTTTGGCTAGTATTTTGATACCGCTTTTTTGCACTTTATTTTTTGGTTTTATACAAGCCTTATTTTTAAGCTTAAAGGCACAAAGCCCAGGTTTAAAAGCGTATGAGTTATATTTGATAGACAAAAAAACGGGTAAAAAAGCAAATTTTTTACGAATTTTTTTAAGATATTTAATTTTTATCGTAAGTTTTGGCTTGTTTTTTGGCTTATTTATAAGCTTTTTAAGAAAAGATACTTTAAATTTGCACGATGTTTTAACACAAACTTGCATCGTTTTGAAAGGATAA